The Spirosoma sp. SC4-14 DNA window TTTTAGCCTGCTTCATTATGGCCGCAATACCTACATCGCCCTGTCCCAGCGTTACGTTCGATTCTACGTCCGAGTGGCCCGTGTTCGTATCGGGGGTGCCGGGTTTACGGTCTTTGAGGTGCATTAGCAAAAACCGTTTGGGATACTTCTGTAGCAACGCAACCGGATTATAGCCCGGCGCTTTTACCCAGAATACGTCCATCTCGAAATTGACATACTTCGGATTCAGGTTTTCGGCCATATAGTCGAAGAATGTGCCATTTTCGTAGGTCTGAAATTCATAACCGTGTGTATGATAGCAGAGCGTAATGCCATTGTCGGCCAGTAACTTTCCGGCTGTGTTGAACACATCAATGGCCTGGTCGGCATCCTGAATTCTGAACATATCGCCAGGGTGCGGAATCCAGGCACAGGTTACGTATTTGGCTCCTAAGGCTTTGGCTTCTGCCAGAATTTTAGGAACATTTGAGTCAAGATCTTCAAAGCTGGCTCCGGTGCTGATTGCTTTGATCCCATTCTGATCCAGCAATTTCCGAAAGTCGGTCAGACTCATGCCATAGGTTCCGGCAATTTCGGCTTCCCGAAACCCCATTTGTTTCACCTTCGCCATGGTGCCGGGCACATCTTTGGCAAACTGATCGCGAAAACTATAGAGCTGAATGCCTACCGGCGCTGGTTTCTGAGCCAGTACCGCAAAGCCCGATAACAGGCCAGCAAGTAAAAGATAAAGTTTCGTTTTCATAGGGTTTAGGGGTTGTGGTTTATGGGTGCGCTGCCTATTAACTTGCTTTGATGCGAAGCAACTGTAAACCAATTACCAATCATCTACCAGTCTGGGTTGTAAACGTGCTTTCAAAAATTTTATCGGCGTTGCCCGTTTCGAAACCTTCGCGCCGGTGCTGTCGGCCAATTTGGTTGGCCGGTATGTTTTGAAATTCAGGAAGAACGCGCCGTTCGGCAAATTCAACATACGAGCCAGCTATTCGGAACACATCGCCACCGGCAAATTCAGCATCGATCATCTGGGCTACTGTCGATGCCTGCCGTAAATTACCATCAGGACTGATTTTAATAGTACCACCTGCCGAGTTGAGTTTGAAACCACGACGCTCCAGAAAAGCCACGAATTCATCAATTGTATTATAGCCTTCTTTCAGGTTATGAACGCTAATGGTAAAATGGTTCAGGTAATAGCGGTTATAAATGACCCAGGCCGCATATTCGCTTTCTTTTAACAGTGTCTGGTAATCGGCCAGGGTAGGAGTGTTCCAGAGCGGCTGGTGTAAAAACTGATCGACAGTAGGTGCATCGTCCAGGTCCAGAGCATCGACCGGATCGCTCGTTACCATGTCGGTATAGCGATGGATAATTTGCTGAGCTTCTGCTGATAATTCATGAACCCGCAACTCGCTGACAAAAATGCGCGGGTACTGAGGAGAAGGTGGCGAAAACCAGTTTGCGGTCAGTTTTTTTTCTATAAAATTATACTCGTCGCGTTTTTCGTAGCCGTAGTGCAGAAAAATTTTCTCGAAAGAAGCCAGACCGAGGTTGGGAACGCCCATCGTTCGGAAGGCAATGTGGTCGTTTTCAATGTCATCGGCTCGGCCGATGATGCCTTCGTTAATCATAGCGTCGATTACGTTCTGAACATCGGGAACCCGTTCGCTATACCGACGCATGAGGCCACTCATAACCCCATCCAGAGGAAGGGTATCTGCCTGTTTGTTTGATGATGAGATCATTTCAGTTGTTGGTTTTTGGTAGATGATTTATGGTTCATAGTGGTCCACTGGCTATAACCGTACTGCTGCGGAGCCACTAGGAGCCATAAACGATAAACCTATTTTTCTATTCGCCATTGACTTTGGGCGAGTAAGACATCTCTGGCCGAATTACGTTGTTCGATCCGCTGATAAACAAGTCCATCGTCTGTAGCTACGGACTGAATCTGTAGCAGATCGCCCCAATGCGTTTCGTTCCGGTAAACTAAATCAATTTCAGCTAATTCCCGCGTTTGTAGCGTATTTGTATCGATCGATTCCAGGAGCCATTGCACGTATGCCACATTGTTGACGTGCTGATTCTGATCGATACTGGTCCAGCCTACATCCACTTCTCTGGCCGGAGCCTGATCAAATGATGTGATCAGGTAATCGGGTTTGGTGGTGAGTTTAGGCAAGGGAGCAATGGTAGTGGGAACCGTTAGTTGCCGGATAAAGTCGGGCAGTGGCACCATAGTTCGTTTGTCGATACTAAATACGAGCCATATGCTGGAGGCATTGGTCAGCAGGGTATCATCATCGGCTAACACCCGAAAATCGCGATAGATAAAATATTTTTCGACAAAAGTAGGATACGTTATAACCCGAATGGTTTGTCCATAGCGTGGGTAGCGGTGCATTTGGAGCCGGAAACGCATCAGCATCCAGCCATATCCCCGATTTGCCAGATCGCTGATACCAATGCCATAGTCTATGGCATTTCGGTTAGCCGATTCCTGCATGAGATTCATTAGGGCGGTGATACTCAAGCGGCCGGAGGCATCGCACTCATAGCCACGTATGGTATACGTGTCTGTCTGAATGTAGGTCATGATACAAAGGTAGTGCTTCCGAAGAAAGTGGCAGTGGCAGTAGAATCGGTTCAGAGGCTATACCCGTTGTTATCGGTGACCGCCCGCCTGAAGAGCGGGCCTGGCTGGTGTATAGTCGGGTTCGATGCGTAAAGATGATGCCCTGCTTTTGAGATTATTCTGGATGGGCAACGTTATGCGGAAAGTTGTACCAACGCCAACCTTCGATTCGACTGAAATCTTACCCCTGTGTAGTTCGATAATACGTTTGGTAAGCGCCAGTCCAATGCCATGTCCTTTGATGGTCATGGTGTTTTCGGAGCGGTAAAATGGCTCGAAAATGTGTGACAGATCGGTGGCCGAAATGCCGTAGCCCTTATCGCTGATGGTGAGCTGTACTTGCCCAGGTTCAAACGAAATGCGAACCGTAACGCGACCATCGGGCGAGTATTTACAGCCATTTTCCATCAGGTTCTGAAAGGCTGTTTGCAACAACGATTCTTCTCCAACCAGAACGAGGTCTTCTTCCTGATCGGGCAGGTTATCGAAGTCAATATCGATTTGGTAATCGGGTCGTTTGTGAGTTATTTGGCTCTGAGCCTGCCAGAGTAGTTCATCGATCCGGACGGGCTGATACTTGAGGGCAGCAGCATCAGAACTAGCCCGAGCCAGGTCCAGCAATCCATTGACGAGCCTGATCATGTTTTTAACTTCATCGAGCAGACCATCGAAGGCAACTTCATACTCGTCTGTCGAGCGGGCCTGGAAACGCGTTACTTCAATCTGACCCATCATCACCGTCAGCGGAGTTCGGAGTTCGTGCGAAGCGTGCGAAACAAAACTCTTCTGCGACACAAAGGCTTCTTCCAGACGGCTTAGCAGCGCATTGAACGTACGGGCCAAATCGGCCAGCTCATCGCGCTGACGCCCAACGCGAAGCCGTTCGTGAATATTGGTGGCCGATATGGCATTTACCTGGGCTATCAACTCCGAAACCGGCCGGAGCGCGTCTGTCGCAAACAGGTAGCCTGCAATGCCAACAATGAAGAGACATAATATCCAGCCGAAAATCAGAATCTGGCGCAGGCGATCAAGTTTACTGAAACCATAGCGATCGTTACCCGACGAGACAATAATGAACGATTCGCCATGTTGGGTCTGATAGCGAACACCAACAGCTTCAATATCGTCTAAACGCAGATATTGAGCTTTTTTTAGCGAGACTTTCTTTAAAAAGCTGGGCGTAATGGGAAAGCGCGGCTGGGTATTGTTCTCATTGTAAAGAACAGTGCCGCGGTCGTTATAAATTGTAATTTGCTCATTCGTAATCACGGGCAGGTCGGCCTGGGGAACTTCACCAACATCTTCGCGCAATCGAACGGTAGTGAGGGCTTTTTCTTCCAGCCGCTGTTCAAACTCCTGCTGTCGAAACTGATCGTAGAGGTAATAGACCGATACCGAAAATAGTAATAGAATCGACGCTACCATTAATACGAAAAGCAGAGTCAGTCTTGTGCGGATATTCATTTCCTGAGTAGTTAGGAGTGAGAAGTCCGAACAGAGCGTCGATCCCGATGTCTATTTTCAACTACTCTGTTCTATTCTTCTTTTAGCATATATCCCATGCCAATCACCGTATGGATGAGTTTCTGGGAGAAATCTTTATCAATTTTTTTACGAAGGAAATTTACGTAAACATCAATAACATTGGTGCCCGTATCGAAGTGGATATCCCAGACCTTTTCGGCAATATCGACTCGCGATACGACCCGCCCCCGGTTCCGCATCAGGTAATCGAGTAAGCCAAACTCTTTGGCTGTCAATTCGATCCGTTTGTTTCCGCGCCGGGCTACTTTCTCATTCAAATCTAGTTCAAGATCGGCTACTTTCAACACATTCGACTGAAGGCCAGCTTCATTTCCTCGTTTGGTAAGCGCTCGCAGCCGGGCCATTAGTTCCCGAAACTCGAAAGGTTTTACCAGATAATCGTCGGCTCCTGATTCGAAACCTGTTAGTTTGTCATCTACCGATCCCATAGCCGTCAGCATCAGAACGGGCGTGCTAACTCGTTCCTGTCGAAGCGACTGGACTACGTCGAAGCCGTTCATCTTAGGCAGATTAACGTCCATAACGATAACGTCGTAGGAATTGCTGAGTGCCATATTTCGGCCTAATTGTCCGTCATATGCCACATCCACTTCGCAGGATTGCTCCTCTAAACCCTTTTTTACGAACGAGGCCAGTTTAGGCTCGTCTTCAACAACCAGAATCTTCATGTTGGCAACATACATAGCTATTTTCTGAATTAAAAGCGACAAACCAGTTTATTAGTTTGTAGGATTGTTATTGAGCGGTAGTTTACTTTTAAAAGTACAATTTTACAGAGCTTCATAGCCAGCTTATTATGGCTTCAAAGCTCTATAACTGACTGGTAAACATAATTTTTCATGAATGATTAATTATTAATAAAGTTTTAATCCACTTTTCTGCGCAATGAGTAACTGATTTAAGTTCTTCAACAAGAAATAGTGTACGTAATTTACAGAAATGCTTCTCTGTTTCGATAGTCTTTCCGCCCGTATGGTACTGCCGATTTTTTGGGTCTACAGCGGCTATAATCAGCTACTTCTGAGGAATAGCATTGGGTAAAAACATCTACAGTTCTCAGGTCAAATTCTACACTTACCAGTTTAGCCAGGGTATTAAAAAGAACTTGTCATTAGAGGGTTTTATTTTCTATGAGGTTGATAATGAGTGATGTCTGATAAATACGCTCATGCTGGCAGAACCCACAAACGGGATTGGCACAATAAAAGCACATAACTAGATAGAAAAGATGACCAACACGATGATGTGGACACCAACTCATTTTCCTGCCGCAATGCGTTCGCTTAACCCAAGCACTCGGGCTAAAGCGATCGAAATTGCCAATCGCCTGCTAGAGCAGGGCATGCAGGATAAACAGCAAGTTGTAGCGCTTAGTGTAGACGAAGCCCGTCAGTGGGCGCGTTTGGTTCAGTCTCAGTCAATGAATAAAGGTTGGCAGCCTCGGGCCAATCCCTAACCTGGTATAAACTCAACTCTGGTGATGATCTGGAAAAAAAACATTTACGATTCACTGACTGGCTGTGCTGCCCTCTGTGATGAATTTGCTACGGAATGTTCACGGGCAGAAGATATTGAAAACTGGTATCGTAGTATTTTTTTGAATCTCGATTGCGCCGATATGTGTCGTCAATTGGCCATGCTTTATGTTCGGGGTTCTGAAAATACCCGTCTGCTGGCCAAAGCCTGCATTGAAGTATGCGAAAAATGCGCGCAGGAAGTGAGCCAGTTCGATACGCAACGCTGCCAACAGGTGTATGCCATGTGTCAGCAAACTATTTGTAGTTGTGTAGGTATTCTGGATATGGCCTATCAGACCGATGTAGAGGCCAACAACCCAACCACTACTCCCGCATCGTTGTTCTACGGAATCGACCTGCGCGAAACGCTTTATAATTAATAAATAACTCATCGTCAGTCAGTAATTATCAGCCGTTAGCTGGAACCCGTTTCCCGTTCGACTGACAATTATTGGCTGACGATTTTTTTATGACTAACGTTATGGAAACTAAACCACAGGTAAACAAACAGCTCGAAAAAGTGAGAGAACTGGTTGAAGACATTCGAATTGCCATGATGACTACCGTTGCTGATGATGGCCGTTTGGTGAGTCGGCCAATGGCTGCTCTGCAAATGGACGAAGATGGTACGATCTGGTTCTTTTCGAAACGTACGGCTCCCAAGGTTTCTCAGATTGATCACAACGCGCATCGGGTTAATCTGGCTTTTGCTGATGTAGGCGATGCCGATTATGTGTCGATATCGGGTACGGCCGATGAACTGGTCGATCGGGCCAAGATCGATGAACTCTGGAATCCGCAGGCTAAAGCCTGGTTTCCTGATGGAAAAGACGATCCTGAATTAATATTGCTGAAAGTTCATACTGAAATGGCCGAATATTGGAACGCCAGCGACAGTACGATGGTTAGGTTATTTCAGCAGGCTACCGCAGCAATAACCGGTAATCCGCCAAAAATGGGTGAAAACCAGAAGGTGTATAATTAAAGAGCAAACAAGCGAAAGAGCGAATTGGGCTGCCCACTCTTTCGCTCTTTTACTTTATTGAATGATTGTTAATCAAACAGATTGGGGTTGGGAGATCATTAACCAACAGGCACATGGATTGCTGGCGGTTCAAATGGCTTTGCACTGGCAACCCGACAGCCGCCCTGTCAACTGGGCCGAAACATTAGTTGCCCTTACTGAACACGACGATGGCCAGGACCCCTGGGAAGGGCGTCGGCATCTTACAAAAGTAGGTGCTCCTTTACCCTTTCAAATTCCGCAGTACTCAGTAGATCAGTGCCGACGGATGATTGAAATTGGTTTGCAGAAAAGCTACTGGAATGCGCTGCTGCTCTCCATGCACACCTCGTTTCTGTATGAATCCAAACGAGGAAGTGATAAAGCCCTCGATAAATTTCTGGATGAGCAGGTTGCAAACCAGACAAAGTGGCGAAAGCACTACAAGGTAATTAAGGCCGAAGCACAGTATGCCTATGACTTTGTGCAATGGTTCGATGCGCTCTCGCTGATTTTGTGTCTGAATCAGGTACCTGTGCAGGAGCGTCGGCTGGAAATCAGCACGGGCCCCGATGGTACTGTCTATTTTATTCTGCAGCGTCGCGATGGTTCTTTATGTATTGACCCCTGGCCGTTCGATGTGCAGGAGTTAGCCGTACACGTCGAAACATTTCAGCTTAGTCAGGTTGTCTTTTCCAACGACAACGAGTTGCGCTATGCCCTTCAGAAAGCTCCCGTTGTTCGAAAAGAGTGGGTATTTAAGAAATATAGTGAAGTATAAAAAAAAACCGCCCGAGGGCTTTCGGGCGGGATACGAAACAGGCGATTAGTATAGACTTATCGTAAACGAAATAAAATGCTCGATCGGGGCGGTATGGTATACTGTTGCCCACCCGGCGCTGGTTCAATGTCTGGGTTAACTTTTCCCGAATACGTATCAACAACTACATGCCAGGCTGGATTTTTTTTGTGTCCTTTTTTAGGGAGCATAAACGGAATCTCCTCCCAGTAAGCATTCAGAACCCAGAGCAACTGCTGGTGGCCTATATCCTGCCCATCTTCGGTTTGTTCGTCGACCCGGTGCCCATCAATAAACAACGCCAGGCAGTGTGTATATGGATTATTGATGTCATTCTGCGTCATTTTATGCCCATCGGGCCGGAGAAAGCTAATCTGGTCTGTTTCGAAGAATTTCCGTCGACTCAGAATAGGCATATTATGCCGAAGAGCCGTAAGCTGACTCGTAAAATCGAACAGGGCCTGTTGGTTTTCGTTCCAGTGCCAATCCATCCAGCTAATGTCGCTGTCCTGATTATAGCCATTGTTGTTACCCTGTTGCGTACGCCCGCATTCG harbors:
- a CDS encoding TIM barrel protein, encoding MKTKLYLLLAGLLSGFAVLAQKPAPVGIQLYSFRDQFAKDVPGTMAKVKQMGFREAEIAGTYGMSLTDFRKLLDQNGIKAISTGASFEDLDSNVPKILAEAKALGAKYVTCAWIPHPGDMFRIQDADQAIDVFNTAGKLLADNGITLCYHTHGYEFQTYENGTFFDYMAENLNPKYVNFEMDVFWVKAPGYNPVALLQKYPKRFLLMHLKDRKPGTPDTNTGHSDVESNVTLGQGDVGIAAIMKQAKKSAVKHYFIEDESSRSMEQVPESLIFLEKLK
- a CDS encoding DUF1338 domain-containing protein; protein product: MISSSNKQADTLPLDGVMSGLMRRYSERVPDVQNVIDAMINEGIIGRADDIENDHIAFRTMGVPNLGLASFEKIFLHYGYEKRDEYNFIEKKLTANWFSPPSPQYPRIFVSELRVHELSAEAQQIIHRYTDMVTSDPVDALDLDDAPTVDQFLHQPLWNTPTLADYQTLLKESEYAAWVIYNRYYLNHFTISVHNLKEGYNTIDEFVAFLERRGFKLNSAGGTIKISPDGNLRQASTVAQMIDAEFAGGDVFRIAGSYVEFAERRVLPEFQNIPANQIGRQHRREGFETGNADKIFESTFTTQTGR
- a CDS encoding acyl-ACP thioesterase domain-containing protein; this encodes MTYIQTDTYTIRGYECDASGRLSITALMNLMQESANRNAIDYGIGISDLANRGYGWMLMRFRLQMHRYPRYGQTIRVITYPTFVEKYFIYRDFRVLADDDTLLTNASSIWLVFSIDKRTMVPLPDFIRQLTVPTTIAPLPKLTTKPDYLITSFDQAPAREVDVGWTSIDQNQHVNNVAYVQWLLESIDTNTLQTRELAEIDLVYRNETHWGDLLQIQSVATDDGLVYQRIEQRNSARDVLLAQSQWRIEK
- a CDS encoding ATP-binding protein, giving the protein MNIRTRLTLLFVLMVASILLLFSVSVYYLYDQFRQQEFEQRLEEKALTTVRLREDVGEVPQADLPVITNEQITIYNDRGTVLYNENNTQPRFPITPSFLKKVSLKKAQYLRLDDIEAVGVRYQTQHGESFIIVSSGNDRYGFSKLDRLRQILIFGWILCLFIVGIAGYLFATDALRPVSELIAQVNAISATNIHERLRVGRQRDELADLARTFNALLSRLEEAFVSQKSFVSHASHELRTPLTVMMGQIEVTRFQARSTDEYEVAFDGLLDEVKNMIRLVNGLLDLARASSDAAALKYQPVRIDELLWQAQSQITHKRPDYQIDIDFDNLPDQEEDLVLVGEESLLQTAFQNLMENGCKYSPDGRVTVRISFEPGQVQLTISDKGYGISATDLSHIFEPFYRSENTMTIKGHGIGLALTKRIIELHRGKISVESKVGVGTTFRITLPIQNNLKSRASSLRIEPDYTPARPALQAGGHR
- a CDS encoding response regulator transcription factor, with the protein product MKILVVEDEPKLASFVKKGLEEQSCEVDVAYDGQLGRNMALSNSYDVIVMDVNLPKMNGFDVVQSLRQERVSTPVLMLTAMGSVDDKLTGFESGADDYLVKPFEFRELMARLRALTKRGNEAGLQSNVLKVADLELDLNEKVARRGNKRIELTAKEFGLLDYLMRNRGRVVSRVDIAEKVWDIHFDTGTNVIDVYVNFLRKKIDKDFSQKLIHTVIGMGYMLKEE
- a CDS encoding four-helix bundle copper-binding protein translates to MIWKKNIYDSLTGCAALCDEFATECSRAEDIENWYRSIFLNLDCADMCRQLAMLYVRGSENTRLLAKACIEVCEKCAQEVSQFDTQRCQQVYAMCQQTICSCVGILDMAYQTDVEANNPTTTPASLFYGIDLRETLYN
- a CDS encoding pyridoxamine 5'-phosphate oxidase family protein; this translates as METKPQVNKQLEKVRELVEDIRIAMMTTVADDGRLVSRPMAALQMDEDGTIWFFSKRTAPKVSQIDHNAHRVNLAFADVGDADYVSISGTADELVDRAKIDELWNPQAKAWFPDGKDDPELILLKVHTEMAEYWNASDSTMVRLFQQATAAITGNPPKMGENQKVYN
- a CDS encoding DUF3891 family protein, which gives rise to MIVNQTDWGWEIINQQAHGLLAVQMALHWQPDSRPVNWAETLVALTEHDDGQDPWEGRRHLTKVGAPLPFQIPQYSVDQCRRMIEIGLQKSYWNALLLSMHTSFLYESKRGSDKALDKFLDEQVANQTKWRKHYKVIKAEAQYAYDFVQWFDALSLILCLNQVPVQERRLEISTGPDGTVYFILQRRDGSLCIDPWPFDVQELAVHVETFQLSQVVFSNDNELRYALQKAPVVRKEWVFKKYSEV